The Staphylothermus marinus F1 genome has a segment encoding these proteins:
- the metG gene encoding methionine--tRNA ligase subunit beta encodes MSSNEVSYEEFMRIDLRVGFVKEAEKVKGSKKLLKLKVDLGELGERQIIAGLGAWYSPDDLIGKYIIVVANLKPKRIFGLVSQGMLLAADSEDGVPVLLTVEKPVKPGTRIR; translated from the coding sequence ATGTCTAGTAATGAGGTTAGTTATGAAGAATTTATGCGTATAGATCTTAGAGTCGGATTTGTTAAAGAAGCTGAAAAGGTTAAGGGTAGTAAGAAACTATTAAAGCTAAAAGTGGATCTTGGAGAACTAGGTGAGCGCCAGATAATAGCTGGTTTAGGTGCTTGGTACAGTCCAGATGATCTCATTGGTAAATATATTATTGTAGTAGCTAATCTAAAGCCTAAGAGAATATTTGGATTAGTAAGTCAGGGAATGTTGTTGGCTGCTGATAGCGAGGATGGAGTCCCTGTTCTTTTAACCGTTGAAAAACCAGTAAAACCTGGAACTAGGATTAGGTAA